In a single window of the Gossypium hirsutum isolate 1008001.06 chromosome A13, Gossypium_hirsutum_v2.1, whole genome shotgun sequence genome:
- the LOC107894037 gene encoding nucleolin 1 isoform X4 codes for MGKSSKKSIPKVEAAPAVASPKSGKKGKREAQETLEKQVTVKKQKKNDGVAQAVVKKKVEAKTQTKKKDETSSSSDDSSDSEDEPVPLKKQAATTKNGSVPAKKAKQASSSNSSESSSEEDSSSDEEAPQNKKPVVSKNGPVPAAKTVKADSSSESSSEEDSSSDEEAPAQKKNPVVAKKGCVPAAKTVKADSSSSSSEEDSSSDEEAPAQNKKPVAAKTGSILAAKTVKAGNSSESSSEEDSSSDEEATAQNKNSVATKTVSVPDAKAVKADSSSESSSEEGSSSDEEVPAQKKKPIVAKSGSIPAAKTVKADSSSESSSEEDSSSDEERVAKTKVATAVKNDSAPAKKGESSSSSDASDEDSSSDENEEKSKPATKKGPTTVPKKGTSESSESDISSDEEDEPPQKATLPASAVKNVPSAVAKGKTASSDSSSEEDSDEEDVKKATVVKKASAPTPKKMEDSSSSSSDDSDSEEEEKDEAKGGKKPVTGKTAKKEDSSESSEDTDSSEDEAPTNNVPVGSKRPAPTAGRKSEQESDDSEDDSSDESEDEQPVAAKKSKVVSDAGKDAKAVKKVSSSEEEESEESSSDDEESDEETPKRKDTDVEMVDATTPQKNTKQEDLKSGKKAPQTPTTPQVQSTGSKTLFVGNLPFQVEQANIKNFFKDAGEVVDIRLSTDFEGNFKGYGHVEFATAEAAQKALELNGEYLMNRSLRLDLARERGAYTPSSGNGNNSFQKGGRGQTRTIYVRGFDQSLSQDEAKQSLEEHFGSCGEISRVAIPVDRETGYLRGYAYLDFNDGDSFNKALELNGSELNNYSLTVDEAKPRGEFRDGPGGGRGGGRSGGRDGGGRSGGWSGGRGRGGRGGRHGGGRFGGGRGTPNKPNLAAAGTGKKTTFNDDD; via the exons AtgggaaaatcaagcaaaaaatcGATCCCCAAA GTTGAAGCGGCACCTGCTGTAGCTTCTCCCAAGTCCGGGAAAAAAG GAAAGAGagaagctcaagaaactcttgaGAAACAAGTGACTGTGAAAAAGCAGAAGAAAAACGATGGGGTCGCACAGGCTGTTGTAAAGAAGAAGGTTGAAGCAAAGACCCAAACGAAGAAGAAAGACGAAACCAGTAGTTCTTCAGACGATTCTTCTGACTCCGAGGAT GAACCGGTGCCTCTGAAAAAACAGGCAGCTACTACCAAGAATGGCTCTGTACCTGCAAAGAAAGCAAAGCAAGCTAGCAGTTCGAATTCTTCCGAGTCTAGTAGCGAGGAAGATTCATCTTCTGACGAA gaaGCTCCTCAGAATAAAAAACCTGTAGTTTCTAAAAATGGCCCTGTTCCAGCTGCCAAGACAGTGAAAGCTGATAGTAGTTCTGAGTCTAGCAGTGAGGAAGATTCATCCTCTGACGAA GAAGCTCCTGCTCAGAAGAAAAATCctgtagttgctaaaaagggctgTGTTCCAGCTGCCAAGACAGTGAAAGCTGATAGCAGTTCTTCAAGTAGTGAGGAAGATTCATCCTCTGATGAA gAAGCTCCTGCTCAGAATAAAAAACCTGTAGCTGCAAAAACTGGCTCTATTCTGGCTGCTAAGACTGTTAAAGCTGGTAATAGTTCTGAGTCTAGTAGTGAAGAAGACTCATCCTCTGATGAA GAAGCTACTGCACAGAATAAAAACTCTGTAGCCACTAAAACTGTATCTGTTCCAGATGCTAAGGCTGTGAAAGCTGATAGTAGTTCTGAGTCTAGTAGTGAGGAAGGTTCATCCTCTGACGAA GAAGTTCCTGCTCAGAAGAAAAAACCCATAGTTGCTAAAAGTGGCTCTATACCAGCTGCTAAGACAGTGAAGGCTGATAGTAGTTCAGAGTCTAGTAGTGAGGAAGATTCATCCTCCGATGAA GAGCGTGTTGCAAAAACAAAGGTAGCGACAGCTGTTAAAAATGACTCTGCACCTGCTAAGAAAGGCGAGTCCTCCAGCAGCTCTGATGCTTCAGATGAAGATAGCAGCTCAGATGAAAATGAA GAAAAATCAAAACCTGCCACTAAGAAAGGACCTACCACTGTTCCAAAAAAAGGGACTAGTGAAAGTTCAGAAAGTGATATCTCTTCTGATGAAGAGGAT GAACCTCCTCAGAAGGCTACTTTACCTGCTTCCGCTGTGAAGAATGTACCTTCAGCAGTTGCAAAGGGTAAAACTGCATCCAGTGATAGCAGCTCTGAGGAGGATTCTGATGAAGAG GATGTAAAGAAAGCCACTGTTGTGAAGAAAGCTTCTGCTCCCACACCCAAGAAAATGGAGGATTCCAGTAGTAGCTCCTCTGATGACAGTGATTCTGAGGAAGAAGAG AAAGATGAAGCAAAGGGTGGTAAGAAACCTGTTACTGGGAAAACTGCAAAGAAAGAAGATTCTTCTGAAAGTTCCGAAGACACTGATTCCTCCGAGGATGAG GCTCCTACAAACAATGTTCCTGTTGGTTCAAAAAGGCCAGCCCCCACTGCTGGGAGAAAATCTGAACAG GAGAGTGATGATAGTGAAGATGATAGCTCTGATGAGAGTGAGGATGAACAACCTGTAGCTGCCAAAAAG TCTAAGGTTGTTTCAGATGCTGGAAAAGATGCCAAGGCTGTTAAGAAAGTAAGCAGTAGTGAAGAGGAGGAATCTGAAGAATCATCATCTGATGATGAGGAAAGTGATGAAGAAACTCCTAAGAGAAAG GACACTGATGTAGAAATGGTAGATGCTACAACACCGCAGAAAAATACCAAGCAGGAGGATTTGAAGTCTGGGAAGAAAGCT CCCCAAACTCCCACAACTCCTCAAGTTCAATCTACAGGATCAAAGACACTGTTCGTTGGAAACTTACCTTTCCAAGTAGAACAAGCTAATAT AAAGAATTTCTTTAAAGATGCTGGTGAGGTTGTGGATATTCGTTTATCCACTGATTTTGAAGGGAACTTTAAGGGGTATGGACATGTTGAATTTGCTACTGCAGAGGCTGCACAGAAG GCTTTAGAGTTGAATGGTGAATATTTGATGAATCGTTCCCTTAGACTTGATTTGGCTCGTGAAAGGGGTGCATATACACCAAGCAGTGG CAATGGTAACAATTCATTCCAGAAAGGTGGAAGAGGTCAGACTCGAACAATATATGTCAGAGGATTTGATCAATCTCTTAGCCAGGACGAG GCTAAGCAATCATTGGAGGAGCACTTTGGTTCTTGTGGCGAGATTTCTCGGGTCGCGATACCTGTGGACCGGGAAACTGGTTATCTGAGAGG CTATGCTTATTTGGATTTCAACGATGGTGATAGTTTCAACAAAGCTTTAGAACTTAATGGATCTGAACTTAATAACTATTCCTTGACCGTGGATGAGGCAAAGCCGAGAGGTGAATTCCGTGATGGTCCTGGCGGTGGAAGAGGTGGTGGCAGGAGCGGGGGAAGGGACGGAGGTGGCAGGAGTGGTGGATGGAGCGGGGGAAGAGGCCGCGGGGGTCGTGGTGGTAGACATGGGGGTGGTCGATTTGGTGGAGGACGTGGAACACCTAACAAACCAAATCTTGCTGCTGCTGGTACAG GAAAGAAGACTACTTTCAATGATGACGATTAA
- the LOC107894037 gene encoding nucleolin 1 isoform X5 has protein sequence MGKSSKKSIPKVEAAPAVASPKSGKKGKREAQETLEKQVTVKKQKKNDGVAQAVVKKKVEAKTQTKKKDETSSSSDDSSDSEDEPVPLKKQAATTKNGSVPAKKAKQASSSNSSESSSEEDSSSDEEAPQNKKPVVSKNGPVPAAKTVKADSSSESSSEEDSSSDEEAPAQKKNPVVAKKGCVPAAKTVKADSSSSSSEEDSSSDEEATAQNKNSVATKTVSVPDAKAVKADSSSESSSEEGSSSDEEVPAQKKKPIVAKSGSIPAAKTVKADSSSESSSEEDSSSDEERVAKTKVATAVKNDSAPAKKGESSSSSDASDEDSSSDENEEKSKPATKKGPTTVPKKGTSESSESDISSDEEDEPPQKATLPASAVKNVPSAVAKGKTASSDSSSEEDSDEEDVKKATVVKKASAPTPKKMEDSSSSSSDDSDSEEEEQKDEAKGGKKPVTGKTAKKEDSSESSEDTDSSEDEAPTNNVPVGSKRPAPTAGRKSEQESDDSEDDSSDESEDEQPVAAKKSKVVSDAGKDAKAVKKVSSSEEEESEESSSDDEESDEETPKRKDTDVEMVDATTPQKNTKQEDLKSGKKAPQTPTTPQVQSTGSKTLFVGNLPFQVEQANIKNFFKDAGEVVDIRLSTDFEGNFKGYGHVEFATAEAAQKALELNGEYLMNRSLRLDLARERGAYTPSSGINSFNLFLAPFYHSNGNNSFQKGGRGQTRTIYVRGFDQSLSQDEAKQSLEEHFGSCGEISRVAIPVDRETGYLRGYAYLDFNDGDSFNKALELNGSELNNYSLTVDEAKPRGEFRDGPGGGRGGGRSGGRDGGGRSGGWSGGRGRGGRGGRHGGGRFGGGRGTPNKPNLAAAGTGKKTTFNDDD, from the exons AtgggaaaatcaagcaaaaaatcGATCCCCAAA GTTGAAGCGGCACCTGCTGTAGCTTCTCCCAAGTCCGGGAAAAAAG GAAAGAGagaagctcaagaaactcttgaGAAACAAGTGACTGTGAAAAAGCAGAAGAAAAACGATGGGGTCGCACAGGCTGTTGTAAAGAAGAAGGTTGAAGCAAAGACCCAAACGAAGAAGAAAGACGAAACCAGTAGTTCTTCAGACGATTCTTCTGACTCCGAGGAT GAACCGGTGCCTCTGAAAAAACAGGCAGCTACTACCAAGAATGGCTCTGTACCTGCAAAGAAAGCAAAGCAAGCTAGCAGTTCGAATTCTTCCGAGTCTAGTAGCGAGGAAGATTCATCTTCTGACGAA gaaGCTCCTCAGAATAAAAAACCTGTAGTTTCTAAAAATGGCCCTGTTCCAGCTGCCAAGACAGTGAAAGCTGATAGTAGTTCTGAGTCTAGCAGTGAGGAAGATTCATCCTCTGACGAA GAAGCTCCTGCTCAGAAGAAAAATCctgtagttgctaaaaagggctgTGTTCCAGCTGCCAAGACAGTGAAAGCTGATAGCAGTTCTTCAAGTAGTGAGGAAGATTCATCCTCTGATGAA GAAGCTACTGCACAGAATAAAAACTCTGTAGCCACTAAAACTGTATCTGTTCCAGATGCTAAGGCTGTGAAAGCTGATAGTAGTTCTGAGTCTAGTAGTGAGGAAGGTTCATCCTCTGACGAA GAAGTTCCTGCTCAGAAGAAAAAACCCATAGTTGCTAAAAGTGGCTCTATACCAGCTGCTAAGACAGTGAAGGCTGATAGTAGTTCAGAGTCTAGTAGTGAGGAAGATTCATCCTCCGATGAA GAGCGTGTTGCAAAAACAAAGGTAGCGACAGCTGTTAAAAATGACTCTGCACCTGCTAAGAAAGGCGAGTCCTCCAGCAGCTCTGATGCTTCAGATGAAGATAGCAGCTCAGATGAAAATGAA GAAAAATCAAAACCTGCCACTAAGAAAGGACCTACCACTGTTCCAAAAAAAGGGACTAGTGAAAGTTCAGAAAGTGATATCTCTTCTGATGAAGAGGAT GAACCTCCTCAGAAGGCTACTTTACCTGCTTCCGCTGTGAAGAATGTACCTTCAGCAGTTGCAAAGGGTAAAACTGCATCCAGTGATAGCAGCTCTGAGGAGGATTCTGATGAAGAG GATGTAAAGAAAGCCACTGTTGTGAAGAAAGCTTCTGCTCCCACACCCAAGAAAATGGAGGATTCCAGTAGTAGCTCCTCTGATGACAGTGATTCTGAGGAAGAAGAG CAGAAAGATGAAGCAAAGGGTGGTAAGAAACCTGTTACTGGGAAAACTGCAAAGAAAGAAGATTCTTCTGAAAGTTCCGAAGACACTGATTCCTCCGAGGATGAG GCTCCTACAAACAATGTTCCTGTTGGTTCAAAAAGGCCAGCCCCCACTGCTGGGAGAAAATCTGAACAG GAGAGTGATGATAGTGAAGATGATAGCTCTGATGAGAGTGAGGATGAACAACCTGTAGCTGCCAAAAAG TCTAAGGTTGTTTCAGATGCTGGAAAAGATGCCAAGGCTGTTAAGAAAGTAAGCAGTAGTGAAGAGGAGGAATCTGAAGAATCATCATCTGATGATGAGGAAAGTGATGAAGAAACTCCTAAGAGAAAG GACACTGATGTAGAAATGGTAGATGCTACAACACCGCAGAAAAATACCAAGCAGGAGGATTTGAAGTCTGGGAAGAAAGCT CCCCAAACTCCCACAACTCCTCAAGTTCAATCTACAGGATCAAAGACACTGTTCGTTGGAAACTTACCTTTCCAAGTAGAACAAGCTAATAT AAAGAATTTCTTTAAAGATGCTGGTGAGGTTGTGGATATTCGTTTATCCACTGATTTTGAAGGGAACTTTAAGGGGTATGGACATGTTGAATTTGCTACTGCAGAGGCTGCACAGAAG GCTTTAGAGTTGAATGGTGAATATTTGATGAATCGTTCCCTTAGACTTGATTTGGCTCGTGAAAGGGGTGCATATACACCAAGCAGTGG GATCAATTCATTCAACCTTTTTCTGGCACCTTTTTATCACAGCAATGGTAACAATTCATTCCAGAAAGGTGGAAGAGGTCAGACTCGAACAATATATGTCAGAGGATTTGATCAATCTCTTAGCCAGGACGAG GCTAAGCAATCATTGGAGGAGCACTTTGGTTCTTGTGGCGAGATTTCTCGGGTCGCGATACCTGTGGACCGGGAAACTGGTTATCTGAGAGG CTATGCTTATTTGGATTTCAACGATGGTGATAGTTTCAACAAAGCTTTAGAACTTAATGGATCTGAACTTAATAACTATTCCTTGACCGTGGATGAGGCAAAGCCGAGAGGTGAATTCCGTGATGGTCCTGGCGGTGGAAGAGGTGGTGGCAGGAGCGGGGGAAGGGACGGAGGTGGCAGGAGTGGTGGATGGAGCGGGGGAAGAGGCCGCGGGGGTCGTGGTGGTAGACATGGGGGTGGTCGATTTGGTGGAGGACGTGGAACACCTAACAAACCAAATCTTGCTGCTGCTGGTACAG GAAAGAAGACTACTTTCAATGATGACGATTAA